A genome region from Blochmannia endosymbiont of Polyrhachis (Hedomyrma) turneri includes the following:
- the ureC gene encoding urease subunit alpha, with the protein MSMLSRRAYVDMFGPTVGDRVRLSDTDLWISVEKDFSYYGEEMKFGSGKVIRDGMGQGQMCSSDCLDLVLTNALIIDYWGIVKADIGIKDGRIVAIGKSGNPNIQPGVTMYIGPSTEVIGAEGKIVTAGGIDSHVHFICPQQIEEAICSGVTTLIGGGTGPTTGTNATTCTPGPWYLSRMLQLSDSLPVNIGFLGKGSSSLPAALEEQIVSGAIGLKIHEDWGATPAVIDCALKVADSFDVQIAIHTDTLNESGFLEDTLLVIGDRTIHAYHAEGAGGGHSPDIIRICGKSNVLPSSTTPTMPYTVNTVDEHLDMLMVCHHLDSNLPEDIAFSESRIRKETIAAEDILHDLGAFSMISSDSQAMGRIGEVILRTWQTAHKMKLQRGVLLDRAQSSDNDNFRVKRYIAKYTINPAITHGISHEVGSIEIGKLADLVLWSPAFFGVKPDLVIKGGVIVVSLMGDPNASIPTPEPVYHRLMFGVLGGVRQVIRMTFISSIAYIENLHERLGLSSLIGVAHKCRNVKKDNMIHNFWKPYIKVDSQTYRVYANGELLFCEPSTVLPMSQRYFLF; encoded by the coding sequence ATGAGTATGTTATCACGTCGTGCATATGTTGATATGTTTGGACCAACCGTAGGGGATCGTGTTCGTTTATCTGATACTGATTTATGGATTAGTGTAGAAAAGGATTTTAGTTATTATGGAGAAGAAATGAAGTTTGGTTCCGGGAAAGTAATTCGTGATGGGATGGGTCAAGGACAGATGTGTTCTTCGGATTGTCTTGATTTAGTATTAACTAATGCTTTAATTATTGATTATTGGGGAATAGTTAAAGCTGACATTGGTATTAAGGATGGTAGAATTGTAGCTATTGGAAAATCCGGTAACCCAAATATTCAGCCGGGCGTTACAATGTATATTGGTCCAAGTACTGAAGTTATAGGAGCAGAAGGTAAGATTGTCACGGCTGGAGGTATTGATTCTCATGTTCATTTTATTTGTCCTCAGCAAATAGAGGAGGCAATTTGTTCGGGGGTCACCACTTTGATTGGAGGGGGGACGGGGCCAACTACTGGCACTAATGCTACCACTTGTACACCTGGTCCATGGTATTTATCACGTATGTTACAGTTATCTGATTCATTGCCTGTAAATATTGGTTTTTTGGGAAAAGGTAGTTCATCTTTACCTGCTGCATTGGAAGAACAAATAGTATCTGGAGCTATTGGGTTAAAAATACATGAAGACTGGGGTGCTACCCCCGCTGTCATTGATTGTGCTTTAAAGGTAGCAGATTCTTTTGATGTACAGATAGCCATTCACACAGATACTTTAAATGAATCGGGTTTTCTTGAAGATACCCTTCTGGTAATTGGTGATCGTACTATTCATGCTTATCATGCTGAAGGAGCTGGTGGAGGGCATTCTCCAGATATTATTCGAATATGTGGTAAAAGTAATGTTTTACCGTCGTCTACTACGCCTACTATGCCTTATACTGTTAATACAGTAGATGAACATTTAGATATGTTGATGGTTTGTCATCATTTAGATAGCAATTTACCTGAAGATATAGCGTTTTCAGAATCTAGAATTCGTAAAGAAACTATTGCTGCTGAAGATATTTTACATGATCTTGGGGCGTTTTCTATGATTTCTTCTGATTCTCAAGCGATGGGAAGAATAGGTGAAGTTATTTTACGTACTTGGCAAACAGCACATAAAATGAAATTACAACGTGGTGTGTTATTGGATAGAGCACAATCTAGTGATAATGATAATTTTCGTGTTAAAAGATATATTGCAAAATATACTATTAATCCTGCTATTACTCATGGTATTTCTCATGAAGTTGGTTCGATTGAAATTGGAAAATTAGCTGATTTAGTATTATGGTCACCGGCGTTTTTTGGTGTTAAACCTGATTTAGTTATTAAAGGGGGTGTAATTGTTGTATCGTTAATGGGTGATCCCAATGCTTCTATTCCAACTCCTGAGCCAGTTTATCATCGTTTAATGTTTGGTGTTTTAGGTGGTGTTCGTCAGGTCATACGTATGACGTTTATTTCGTCCATAGCGTATATTGAAAATTTGCATGAACGTTTAGGGTTATCTAGTTTAATTGGTGTGGCTCATAAATGTCGTAATGTAAAAAAAGATAATATGATTCATAATTTTTGGAAACCGTATATTAAAGTTGATTCTCAAACATATCGAGTGTATGCGAATGGAGAGTTGTTATTTTGTGAGCCGTCCACGGTGTTACCAATGTCTCAACGTTATTTTTTATTTTAG
- a CDS encoding urease subunit beta — protein MIPGEYRLISGDVELNTHRYCVVLCVFNSADRPIQVGSHFHFYEVNKALKFNRCSVWGYRLDIPSGTTIRFEPGQSRTVQLVNYLGKRTVYGFNKMVMGKLDNFI, from the coding sequence ATGATTCCAGGTGAGTATCGTCTTATTTCAGGTGATGTAGAATTAAATACACATCGTTATTGTGTAGTGTTATGTGTTTTTAATTCAGCTGATCGCCCCATACAAGTAGGGTCGCATTTTCATTTTTATGAGGTAAATAAAGCTTTGAAATTTAATCGTTGTTCTGTATGGGGATATCGTTTAGATATTCCATCAGGCACGACGATACGTTTTGAACCGGGGCAATCAAGAACTGTACAGTTAGTTAATTATCTAGGTAAGCGTACAGTATATGGTTTTAATAAAATGGTTATGGGGAAATTGGATAATTTTATATGA
- a CDS encoding urease subunit gamma, with the protein MKLLPRERDKLLIFVVALLAERRRARGLKLNHPEAVALITFTILEGARDGHSVAELMNLGCSVLTKDDVMEGVSEMIPNVQVEATFLDGTKLVTVHNPII; encoded by the coding sequence ATGAAGTTATTACCTCGTGAACGGGATAAATTGTTAATATTTGTTGTCGCTTTATTAGCTGAACGTCGACGTGCCCGAGGTTTAAAATTAAATCATCCAGAGGCAGTTGCGCTTATTACTTTTACAATTTTGGAGGGGGCTCGTGATGGTCATTCTGTTGCAGAATTAATGAATTTGGGTTGTAGTGTTTTAACTAAAGATGATGTTATGGAAGGTGTTTCAGAAATGATTCCTAATGTGCAAGTAGAGGCTACTTTTTTGGATGGAACAAAGTTAGTGACAGTGCATAATCCAATAATTTAA
- a CDS encoding urease accessory protein UreD has product MLSNNIVPMFIMRNWVGELKLNFGLRNNRNTLLKRWHRGPFIIQKPFYYDDNVPHVYLLHPPGGLVAGDQLYLEIDLEENSHVLLTMPGATKFYRSDGMYVFVRQNFNLSKGSALEWLPQCNIFFSKSKVIIESNVWVAEGARFIFFESLCFCCVPFQEVCTGRVLNIFVSVVLENAIGLRERIKVNYSDEFLNKFSGYQVSAVLYALPSDIHVLNDVRILIKKYGIAAGGATLLDKLLVVRLLDNEHECVQAFLRVLWCFLRPSVVGKQPVVPRVWST; this is encoded by the coding sequence ATGTTATCAAATAATATTGTACCTATGTTCATTATGCGTAATTGGGTAGGAGAGTTGAAGTTAAATTTTGGATTACGTAATAATAGAAATACATTACTAAAACGTTGGCATCGTGGTCCTTTTATAATTCAAAAACCATTTTATTATGATGATAATGTACCTCATGTTTATTTATTACATCCACCTGGTGGTTTGGTTGCAGGAGATCAATTATATTTGGAGATTGATTTAGAAGAAAACAGTCACGTATTATTGACTATGCCTGGAGCTACTAAATTTTATCGTTCTGATGGTATGTATGTGTTTGTTCGTCAAAATTTTAATCTCAGTAAGGGAAGTGCATTAGAATGGTTACCGCAATGTAATATATTTTTTTCAAAATCTAAAGTAATTATAGAAAGTAATGTATGGGTAGCAGAAGGGGCTCGTTTCATTTTTTTTGAGAGTTTGTGTTTTTGTTGTGTACCGTTTCAAGAGGTATGTACAGGAAGGGTATTGAATATTTTTGTATCTGTTGTGTTAGAAAATGCTATTGGTTTACGTGAACGAATCAAAGTTAATTATTCTGATGAGTTTTTAAATAAGTTTTCTGGATATCAAGTTAGTGCGGTTTTGTATGCTTTACCAAGTGATATTCATGTATTAAATGATGTGCGTATTTTAATTAAAAAATATGGTATTGCAGCAGGAGGTGCTACACTATTAGATAAGTTACTTGTGGTGCGTTTATTAGATAATGAACATGAATGTGTACAAGCGTTTTTGCGTGTTTTGTGGTGTTTTTTGCGACCTAGTGTTGTTGGAAAACAACCAGTAGTCCCAAGAGTATGGTCAACATAA
- the guaA gene encoding glutamine-hydrolyzing GMP synthase: MNFINKSVIKDFSVCKSRILILDFCSQYTQLIARRVRELGVYCEVFFCWNLTEHAVRQFTPSGIILSGSPMSVYAKNVINNIVPEYIFKFNVPILGICYGMHVLVAHFGGVVRKSISKREFGYSQLEVVVNSVLVQGIYDSVNVDGRGVLDVWMSHADTVISIPDGFVVIAVTKSCDIAIIANEKQRLYGLQFHPEVTHTRKGKHILKRFIFQICSCQSLWNSKNIINYLITDIRNTVRSESVLLAFSGGIDSLVTALLLRRAIGDSKLICYFVDTGLLRYNDCTHIKRLMQEYSLNIIYISAANRFFDALVGISNSEEKRKVIGRVFIEVFEGERKKLANNNVKWLAQGTIYPDIIESGISSSVVANEKFFIKSHHNVGGLPDIKSMALLEPIKHLFKDEVRTLGKELGVSSDILCDHPFPGPGLGIRILGEVNRERCDLLRCADLIFIEELKMSNLYTKISQAFVVFLPVRSVGVMGDVRKYEWVVALRAVETVDFMTARWAEFPYDFLCKVSTRIINEVDGISRVVYDISNKPPSTIEWE; encoded by the coding sequence GTGAATTTTATTAATAAGAGTGTTATAAAAGATTTTAGTGTTTGTAAAAGTCGCATTTTAATTTTAGATTTTTGTTCTCAATATACTCAGCTAATAGCCAGGAGGGTTCGGGAATTAGGAGTGTATTGTGAGGTTTTTTTTTGTTGGAATTTAACAGAACATGCAGTTCGACAATTTACTCCGTCGGGTATTATCCTTTCTGGCAGTCCTATGAGTGTTTATGCAAAGAATGTTATTAACAACATTGTACCTGAATATATTTTTAAGTTCAATGTTCCTATTTTAGGAATATGTTATGGTATGCATGTTTTAGTGGCTCATTTTGGTGGTGTAGTTCGTAAGAGTATATCTAAACGAGAGTTTGGTTATTCTCAATTAGAGGTTGTTGTTAATAGTGTTTTAGTGCAAGGGATTTATGATAGTGTAAATGTTGATGGTCGAGGTGTATTAGATGTATGGATGAGTCATGCTGATACAGTTATTTCTATACCGGATGGATTTGTTGTTATTGCTGTTACAAAAAGTTGTGATATTGCTATTATAGCAAATGAAAAACAGCGTTTGTATGGTTTGCAGTTTCATCCAGAAGTCACTCATACCCGAAAGGGGAAACACATTTTAAAACGTTTTATTTTTCAAATTTGTTCTTGCCAGTCGTTGTGGAATTCGAAAAATATTATTAATTATTTGATTACCGATATTAGAAATACAGTACGATCTGAAAGTGTATTACTTGCATTTTCTGGAGGTATTGATTCTCTTGTTACAGCATTATTATTGCGTCGTGCTATTGGTGATAGTAAATTGATCTGTTATTTTGTTGATACTGGACTTTTGCGTTATAATGATTGCACGCATATAAAAAGATTAATGCAGGAATATTCGTTAAATATTATTTATATATCAGCAGCGAATCGTTTTTTTGATGCACTTGTAGGGATCAGCAATTCTGAGGAAAAACGTAAAGTTATTGGTCGAGTTTTTATAGAGGTTTTTGAAGGTGAAAGAAAAAAATTAGCTAATAATAATGTAAAGTGGTTAGCTCAAGGTACTATATACCCTGATATAATTGAGTCTGGTATTTCTTCTAGTGTTGTTGCTAATGAGAAATTTTTTATTAAGTCTCATCATAATGTTGGTGGATTACCGGATATAAAATCGATGGCTCTTTTAGAGCCTATTAAGCATTTATTTAAGGATGAAGTTAGAACATTAGGGAAAGAATTAGGTGTATCTTCTGATATTTTGTGTGATCATCCATTTCCAGGTCCTGGGTTAGGAATACGAATTTTAGGAGAGGTTAATAGGGAGCGTTGTGATTTATTGCGTTGTGCTGATTTAATTTTTATTGAAGAATTAAAAATGTCTAATTTATATACTAAAATTAGTCAAGCGTTTGTTGTGTTTTTACCAGTACGATCTGTAGGGGTAATGGGTGATGTACGTAAGTATGAATGGGTTGTTGCATTGCGCGCAGTGGAGACGGTTGATTTTATGACTGCTCGTTGGGCAGAGTTTCCTTATGATTTTTTGTGTAAGGTATCTACTAGAATAATTAATGAAGTTGATGGTATTTCTCGTGTTGTGTATGATATTTCAAATAAACCACCATCTACTATTGAATGGGAGTAG
- the guaB gene encoding IMP dehydrogenase: MLCITKEALTFDDVLLLPSYSTMLPAAVDVSTQLTKDIKLNIPIISAAMDTVTESSLAIALAQEGGIGFIHKNMSIENQVAEVVRVKRYESGMVTNPQCVAPDTTLLEVKKLTQRNGFGGYPVVISVTNELVGIITSRDIRFITDLTAPVSSVMTPKDRLVTVREGEAYDVVLMKMHNKRVEKALVVDDYFHLLGMITVKDFEKAEQKPSACKDEYGRLRVGAAVGVGFNTNDRVQALVNSGIDVLLFDSSHGHSSAVLQSIWDVRSMFPKLPIIGGNVVTSEGAQALVKAGVNAVKVGLGPGSICTTRIVTGVGVPQITAISDVVDSLKEADIPVIADGGIRFSGDIAKAIGAGASCVMVGSLLAGTEESPGEIEFYQGRSFKSYRGMGSIGAMVHGSSDRYFQVNDGNKLIPEGIEGRVPYKGRLKDVVHQLIGGVRSCMGLTGCHTIYDLRYKSKFVRISHAGMRESHVHDVNITKESPNYRLG; the protein is encoded by the coding sequence ATGTTATGTATTACTAAAGAAGCTTTAACTTTTGATGATGTGTTGCTTCTTCCGTCATATTCTACAATGTTACCGGCTGCTGTTGATGTTAGTACTCAGTTGACTAAGGACATTAAGTTAAATATTCCTATTATATCTGCTGCTATGGATACAGTGACTGAGTCAAGTTTAGCAATTGCTTTAGCACAAGAAGGCGGGATTGGTTTTATACATAAAAATATGTCTATAGAAAATCAAGTAGCTGAGGTTGTTCGTGTCAAGCGATATGAAAGCGGTATGGTAACTAATCCTCAATGTGTTGCGCCTGACACAACGTTATTAGAAGTAAAAAAGCTTACCCAGCGTAATGGTTTTGGTGGTTATCCGGTCGTTATTAGCGTTACTAATGAATTAGTTGGTATTATTACAAGTCGTGATATACGTTTTATAACTGATTTGACTGCACCTGTTTCATCGGTTATGACACCAAAAGATCGTTTGGTAACTGTTAGAGAAGGTGAAGCATATGATGTGGTATTGATGAAAATGCATAACAAAAGAGTTGAAAAAGCATTGGTGGTAGATGATTATTTTCATTTATTAGGTATGATTACGGTAAAGGATTTTGAGAAGGCAGAACAAAAGCCATCTGCTTGCAAAGATGAGTATGGCCGTTTGAGGGTTGGTGCTGCAGTTGGTGTTGGTTTTAATACTAATGATCGTGTTCAGGCGTTAGTAAATTCTGGTATAGATGTTTTGTTATTTGATAGTTCGCATGGTCATTCGTCGGCTGTGTTACAAAGTATTTGGGATGTTCGTTCAATGTTTCCGAAGTTACCAATTATTGGTGGTAATGTGGTTACTAGTGAGGGTGCACAAGCTTTAGTTAAGGCTGGTGTTAACGCTGTGAAAGTAGGGTTAGGTCCTGGTTCCATTTGTACTACTCGTATTGTTACTGGTGTTGGTGTTCCCCAAATTACTGCAATTTCTGACGTAGTAGATAGTTTAAAAGAGGCTGATATTCCAGTAATTGCAGATGGTGGTATTCGTTTTTCTGGTGATATTGCAAAGGCTATAGGGGCAGGTGCTTCTTGTGTAATGGTTGGTTCATTATTAGCTGGTACAGAAGAATCTCCTGGAGAGATAGAATTTTATCAAGGTCGTTCGTTTAAAAGTTATCGAGGTATGGGTTCTATAGGTGCAATGGTGCATGGTTCTTCTGATCGATATTTTCAAGTTAATGATGGTAATAAATTGATACCTGAGGGTATTGAAGGTCGTGTACCTTATAAAGGCCGATTAAAAGATGTTGTTCATCAGTTAATAGGAGGTGTACGTTCTTGTATGGGTTTGACTGGGTGTCATACTATTTATGATTTGCGGTATAAGAGTAAATTTGTTCGAATTAGTCATGCTGGTATGCGGGAAAGTCATGTTCATGATGTAAATATTACAAAGGAATCTCCTAATTATCGTTTAGGTTAG
- the mqo gene encoding malate dehydrogenase (quinone), which yields MKYLTPYKKNNNKKTHYQTTPIDIVLIGAGIMSASLATVIKILEPSWNIHMYERLKKVGQESSNAWNNAGTGHAAFCELNYTKQNENGIIDISKAIQINEAFEISRQFWAYLVKNQFLNNPHSFINNISHMSFVWGENNIKFLRKRFHALQNNTLFYGINYSEDPKKIHEWAPLLMEGRDPYQKIAATHIETGTDINFGEITQQLITTLKTYPNFYIYLKHNVNKIRQNKNHTWLVNITDHNQQNKNILARYVFVGAGGQSLPLLQSTGIQEINGYAGFPVGGQFLFTNNPKITNKHSAKIYGQSPINTPPMSVPHIDTRIIDGQRILLFGPFATFSGKFLKHGSQSDIIRSLTYHNLLPILEVGINNFQLIKYLIQQLKMPQEKKFNQLLQYYPNAKINDWTLLNAGQRVQIIKKNNNNRGILQFGTEIVSSSTGTLSALLGASPGASTTACIILEILHIMFKEHINSTSWTNTINDIIPSYNHTLNGNIPLINKIRNYICKTLQLKNITIIPKNNIHQYNTDN from the coding sequence ATGAAATACTTGACACCATATAAAAAAAACAACAATAAAAAAACACACTACCAAACAACACCAATAGATATTGTGTTAATCGGGGCTGGAATTATGAGTGCCAGCTTAGCAACTGTTATAAAAATTTTAGAGCCAAGTTGGAATATTCATATGTATGAACGACTAAAAAAAGTAGGACAAGAAAGCTCAAATGCTTGGAATAATGCTGGAACTGGACATGCAGCTTTTTGTGAACTAAATTATACCAAACAAAATGAGAATGGGATAATAGATATTTCAAAAGCAATTCAAATTAACGAAGCATTTGAAATTTCACGTCAATTTTGGGCATATTTAGTAAAAAATCAATTCCTTAACAACCCTCATAGTTTTATTAATAATATATCACATATGAGCTTCGTATGGGGAGAAAATAACATCAAATTTTTACGAAAACGATTTCATGCTTTACAAAACAACACATTATTTTATGGAATAAATTACTCGGAAGATCCAAAAAAAATTCATGAATGGGCTCCACTCCTGATGGAAGGACGAGACCCATATCAAAAAATTGCTGCTACTCATATAGAAACAGGAACAGACATTAACTTCGGAGAGATAACTCAGCAATTGATAACAACACTAAAAACTTACCCTAACTTTTATATATATTTAAAACATAATGTAAACAAAATACGACAAAATAAAAATCACACCTGGCTGGTAAATATAACCGATCACAATCAACAAAACAAAAATATTCTTGCGAGATATGTTTTTGTAGGTGCAGGTGGACAATCTTTACCATTATTACAAAGTACTGGAATACAAGAAATAAACGGTTATGCAGGATTCCCAGTTGGTGGCCAATTTTTATTCACTAACAATCCCAAGATCACCAACAAACACTCAGCAAAAATATATGGACAATCACCAATAAATACACCTCCAATGTCGGTACCACACATAGACACACGTATTATAGACGGACAAAGAATTTTATTATTTGGTCCATTCGCTACATTCAGCGGGAAATTTCTTAAACACGGATCACAATCAGACATTATACGTTCACTAACTTATCATAACCTATTACCAATATTAGAAGTCGGAATAAATAACTTTCAATTAATAAAGTATCTTATACAACAATTAAAAATGCCACAAGAAAAAAAATTCAATCAATTACTTCAATATTATCCAAATGCAAAAATAAATGATTGGACATTACTAAATGCTGGACAACGTGTTCAAATAATTAAAAAAAATAACAACAACAGAGGAATTTTACAATTCGGAACAGAAATAGTCAGTTCATCTACCGGTACACTTTCAGCATTACTTGGAGCATCACCAGGAGCTTCTACAACAGCATGCATTATATTAGAAATTTTACATATAATGTTTAAAGAACACATAAATAGCACATCATGGACAAACACTATTAATGATATTATACCGTCATATAATCATACACTAAATGGTAATATCCCGCTAATTAACAAAATTCGAAATTATATCTGTAAGACACTGCAACTAAAAAACATTACCATCATACCTAAAAACAATATACACCAATACAATACTGATAATTAA
- the der gene encoding ribosome biogenesis GTPase Der, with protein sequence MLPVIALIGRKNVGKSMLFNRLTLTNDALVGVNNLGLTRDRRYGFCRWREYQSIIIDTGGIEIAHHGIEVAVLNQARSAISEADLILFVVDAQIGLLPSDYDIMKFLYKFQKSVFIVVNKVDGIALKNPQAEFSFFGIKTIISVSASHGFGVYYLLEKVFFYFQWEKLLVRSDSCCNYDLKSKICLQNSLSSFDKKNVDVIMLAVVGSPNVGKSTFINFILGEDRVVVCNSPGTTRDNVYASIIYNGYRYILIDTAGIRKKTRVRSLTESLSIVRTLKVIQTVTVVLLLIDASCGISNNDLSLLNNILRSGRSVVVGVNKWDLISPDLQDKFKRMCNVRMNFVRFVNVNFISSLCGTGIPCLFESIIQTYYSSVRSVSTEFLTRTVHMAVNKCHPPRVYGKEVKLKYAHMGGTLPPVVIVYGNHVTGLPDNYRRYLSNFFSRSLKIFGSYLDIRFRESK encoded by the coding sequence GTGCTTCCTGTGATTGCTTTGATTGGTCGTAAAAATGTTGGAAAGTCGATGTTATTTAATCGTTTAACATTGACTAATGATGCATTAGTAGGTGTTAACAATTTAGGATTAACTCGTGATCGGAGATATGGTTTTTGCAGATGGAGAGAATATCAATCAATTATTATTGATACTGGTGGAATTGAGATAGCTCATCACGGTATAGAGGTTGCAGTGCTAAATCAAGCAAGATCTGCAATTTCAGAAGCTGATCTTATATTATTTGTTGTTGATGCTCAAATTGGTTTATTACCTTCCGATTATGATATCATGAAGTTTTTATACAAGTTTCAAAAATCAGTATTTATTGTTGTTAACAAAGTTGATGGTATTGCTTTAAAAAATCCGCAAGCGGAGTTTTCTTTTTTTGGAATTAAAACAATAATTTCAGTATCTGCTTCTCATGGATTTGGGGTTTATTATTTACTAGAGAAAGTTTTTTTTTATTTCCAATGGGAAAAATTGTTAGTAAGAAGTGACAGTTGTTGTAATTATGATTTAAAATCGAAGATATGTTTACAGAATTCATTATCATCGTTTGATAAAAAGAATGTGGATGTAATCATGTTAGCGGTTGTGGGATCACCTAATGTTGGAAAATCAACTTTTATTAATTTTATTTTAGGTGAAGATCGTGTAGTTGTGTGTAATTCACCAGGAACTACTCGTGATAATGTTTATGCATCGATCATATATAATGGTTATAGATATATTTTAATTGATACAGCAGGAATTCGTAAAAAAACTAGAGTGAGGTCTTTGACAGAATCGCTTTCTATAGTGAGGACTTTAAAAGTTATTCAAACTGTCACTGTGGTTTTGTTATTAATTGATGCCTCTTGTGGAATTTCTAATAATGATTTATCATTATTGAATAATATTTTACGTAGTGGAAGGTCTGTAGTGGTTGGAGTTAATAAATGGGATCTTATATCCCCGGATCTTCAAGATAAATTTAAAAGAATGTGTAATGTTCGTATGAATTTTGTTCGCTTTGTTAATGTAAATTTTATTTCTTCATTATGTGGTACAGGTATACCTTGTTTGTTTGAATCCATCATTCAAACGTATTACTCTTCTGTAAGGTCAGTTAGTACTGAATTTTTGACACGAACTGTACATATGGCGGTAAATAAATGCCATCCTCCCCGTGTGTATGGTAAGGAAGTAAAATTAAAATATGCTCATATGGGTGGTACTTTACCGCCAGTTGTAATTGTTTATGGTAACCATGTTACTGGTTTACCTGATAATTACAGGCGTTATTTATCCAATTTTTTTTCACGTTCACTGAAAATATTTGGTTCTTATCTTGATATTCGTTTTCGAGAAAGTAAATAA
- a CDS encoding PQQ-binding-like beta-propeller repeat protein produces MIFYNNYGYAFLKHDGLFFPNTLFFQHKINSSDRSLLKLLWTNQIGCGACDYYLNSNPVVQDDGAYIFIADRHGVVKKLNIESGVCIWSKKLFDLYFNYWLVSRHGGLISTDIAVDKRHCYVGSESSKVYALDINTGNICWIARVSGEVISTPVVSQGFVIVYTNNGVLHALDARNGIIKWKVDLDIPSGLSFLVTLLPVVSSDIVVIGDTTGVVSACEITSGQLIWQRKISNVKKGITDIDRLSDIVAPIVMNGVVYAVAYNGNIVALDIVSGDLIWSRDIGSLVNIIMENGVIYLVDQYSCILAIDSSNGNVIWKKKFGVSCQLNSIVSYKDHILFGDQHGYVYWLFKKDGSLFRREKVGMSIFSTPIIVFDKLVVYEKNGKVSVFKFNKF; encoded by the coding sequence ATGATATTTTATAATAATTATGGATATGCTTTTTTAAAGCATGATGGTTTATTTTTTCCGAATACGTTGTTTTTTCAGCATAAAATTAATAGTAGTGATCGGTCATTATTGAAATTGTTGTGGACGAATCAAATTGGTTGCGGAGCATGTGATTATTATTTAAATAGCAATCCTGTTGTTCAGGATGATGGAGCTTATATTTTTATAGCTGATCGTCATGGTGTTGTAAAAAAATTGAATATTGAGAGTGGTGTGTGTATTTGGTCAAAAAAATTATTTGATTTATATTTTAATTATTGGCTGGTTAGTCGTCATGGGGGGTTAATATCTACTGATATCGCTGTTGATAAAAGGCATTGTTACGTTGGTAGTGAATCATCTAAAGTATATGCTTTAGATATAAATACTGGTAATATTTGCTGGATTGCGCGAGTTTCTGGAGAGGTGATTTCTACCCCTGTTGTTAGTCAAGGTTTTGTTATAGTATATACCAATAACGGTGTACTTCATGCTTTGGATGCTCGAAACGGTATTATCAAATGGAAGGTGGATTTAGATATTCCTTCCGGTTTAAGTTTTTTGGTTACATTATTACCTGTTGTTTCTTCAGATATTGTAGTGATTGGGGATACTACTGGTGTGGTTAGTGCATGTGAAATTACTAGCGGACAATTAATTTGGCAAAGAAAAATTTCTAATGTGAAGAAAGGTATTACAGATATTGACCGATTATCGGATATTGTAGCACCAATTGTAATGAATGGTGTGGTATATGCTGTTGCTTATAATGGTAATATCGTAGCTTTAGATATTGTATCTGGTGATTTGATATGGTCACGAGATATAGGTTCATTGGTTAATATTATAATGGAAAATGGTGTTATTTATTTGGTGGATCAATATTCTTGTATATTGGCGATTGATTCTAGTAATGGTAATGTGATATGGAAGAAGAAATTTGGGGTGTCTTGTCAATTAAATTCGATAGTATCTTATAAAGATCATATTTTGTTTGGTGACCAACACGGTTATGTATATTGGTTATTTAAAAAGGATGGTTCATTGTTTAGAAGGGAAAAAGTTGGTATGAGTATTTTTAGTACACCAATAATTGTTTTTGACAAATTAGTTGTTTATGAAAAAAATGGAAAAGTTTCTGTCTTTAAATTTAATAAATTTTAA